Proteins encoded within one genomic window of Candidatus Zixiibacteriota bacterium:
- a CDS encoding ComF family protein, producing the protein MSQNIVTGGLLDFIFPPLCLGCGAFTESPSQICDDCEEKIERFTDPICLECETILSGESFCRFCNNGGLPCYAVAQYLPPMRDVIIQYKFRGITRPADLVADWFHDRFGERLLSLRPDTLVPVPLHPSRENFRGYNQAALFAVQLGERLGLPVHNDLLVRVKRRRPQARLGMAARQKNITGVFCAMKNNLNLRRIVLVDDVVTSGATVREARAVLEKTGAEVIAVAAMAHGL; encoded by the coding sequence TTGTCTCAAAATATCGTCACCGGCGGCCTGCTGGATTTTATTTTCCCGCCGCTCTGTCTGGGATGCGGTGCGTTTACTGAATCACCGTCTCAAATATGTGATGACTGTGAAGAGAAGATTGAACGCTTTACCGATCCGATCTGTCTGGAATGCGAGACTATCCTGTCCGGTGAATCATTTTGCCGCTTTTGCAACAACGGTGGCTTGCCTTGTTATGCCGTAGCACAATATCTGCCGCCAATGCGGGATGTCATTATCCAGTACAAATTCCGCGGCATCACTCGACCGGCCGATCTGGTAGCTGACTGGTTTCACGATCGCTTCGGCGAAAGGCTCCTGTCGCTTCGCCCCGACACCCTCGTGCCGGTTCCTCTTCATCCCAGCCGTGAAAATTTCCGCGGTTACAACCAGGCCGCCCTTTTTGCCGTCCAGTTGGGGGAGAGGCTTGGCCTTCCGGTTCACAATGATTTGCTGGTTCGGGTGAAGCGTCGTCGTCCGCAGGCGCGGTTGGGCATGGCGGCTCGTCAGAAAAATATAACCGGCGTCTTCTGTGCTATGAAGAATAACCTCAACTTGAGGCGAATCGTGCTGGTTGATGATGTCGTTACCAGCGGCGCAACCGTACGCGAAGCCCGTGCTGTTTTGGAGAAAACCGGCGCCGAGGTGATCGCCGTGGCGGCTATGGCTCATGGATTGTGA
- a CDS encoding tetratricopeptide repeat protein, whose protein sequence is MASKIKTRDIMIVAAVLAVVVVGYFVIVYPGKADFPGTVSPQARGEMTGTMDMALGSLEGLPEGFDNLVEAGNKYMDDQNYPVAAECYRRALEIKDDTDVRVDFGACLHGMGLADRALEEFATVLEHDPAHGVAAFNCGIVFYTQQRMDSAIVYFRKYLSIEPNGPAAQSARDLITELGGTY, encoded by the coding sequence ATGGCCTCGAAAATTAAGACTCGTGACATCATGATAGTTGCAGCAGTGCTGGCGGTGGTCGTTGTCGGTTATTTCGTTATTGTTTATCCGGGCAAGGCAGATTTCCCGGGTACGGTTTCACCGCAAGCGAGGGGAGAAATGACCGGAACGATGGACATGGCTTTAGGCTCGCTTGAAGGTCTCCCTGAAGGATTCGATAATCTGGTCGAGGCCGGCAATAAATACATGGATGATCAAAACTACCCGGTAGCCGCCGAATGCTATCGCCGCGCTCTTGAAATAAAGGACGATACCGATGTCCGTGTCGATTTCGGTGCTTGTCTGCACGGCATGGGACTGGCGGACCGTGCTCTCGAAGAATTCGCTACGGTGCTGGAACATGATCCCGCTCACGGCGTTGCCGCCTTCAACTGCGGTATTGTCTTTTATACTCAGCAACGCATGGATTCAGCCATTGTCTACTTCCGGAAATATCTGAGTATCGAGCCGAACGGACCGGCCGCCCAAAGCGCCCGTGACCTGATTACCGAGTTAGGTGGTACGTACTAA
- a CDS encoding M28 family peptidase — translation MRTLYSAVLAFFLFSQAVAFGATEPRLDFDPNAIYKHISVLADDSLEGREVGEPGEWKAAMYLIDQFRQFGLEPRGEGIPDQPYLQPFEFVKSIDLGDNNHLTVNGTALEPGEEFSPMRQSASTEFDFDQVINVGYGIAVDSVDGDYDDYAGLDVAGKAVVIKRYSPVDSLYPDIPFERYSSLTSKISTAIDHDAAAVLFITPGDQDDTLTTIAPTRVQPKEIPIVFLRRKALERLGLDIDHPTVTGISGSTELIKVHDTGYNVVGYLPGETDTTIIIGAHYDHLGYGGPSSRYLGPEKLIHNGADDNGSGTSAMLELARYFTQHPGAMHHSLLFIAFSGEEAGILGSSHFARDMTIDSSLVKMMINLDMIGRLKDQDGLAVMGIGTASEFKEYFDNFKTDRLNLMTKESGVGPSDHTAFYNRHIPVLFFFTGAHADYHKPSDDIDKIDTQGIAEVCQLVTEIVHHFDEHRGALTYQKTKSDQPGHSYSEYSVTLGIMPDFVGEVEGLRVDGVSPGRPGERAGLLEGDIIVKMGSIEIGDIYDYMNALGKFRKGDSTRVTVERGDQTIELNVLFE, via the coding sequence ATGCGAACTCTCTATTCGGCAGTGTTGGCCTTTTTCCTTTTTTCGCAAGCCGTAGCCTTCGGCGCGACTGAACCGAGACTCGATTTTGACCCGAATGCCATTTACAAGCATATTTCGGTACTGGCCGATGATTCACTCGAAGGACGGGAGGTAGGTGAACCTGGCGAGTGGAAAGCCGCGATGTACCTGATTGATCAGTTTCGGCAATTCGGCCTTGAACCCAGGGGTGAAGGGATACCGGATCAGCCCTATCTGCAGCCGTTCGAGTTCGTCAAATCAATCGATCTGGGCGACAACAATCATCTGACGGTCAACGGGACGGCGCTGGAACCGGGTGAAGAGTTTTCACCAATGCGACAGTCGGCCTCGACCGAGTTCGATTTCGATCAGGTGATCAATGTCGGTTATGGCATTGCCGTTGACAGTGTCGACGGCGATTATGATGACTATGCCGGTCTTGACGTAGCCGGTAAAGCGGTGGTGATCAAACGATATTCACCGGTCGATTCTCTTTATCCGGACATTCCGTTCGAGCGCTATTCATCGCTGACGAGTAAAATCTCTACAGCTATTGACCATGATGCAGCGGCGGTGTTGTTCATTACCCCAGGTGATCAGGACGACACGCTCACGACGATTGCCCCGACTCGGGTTCAGCCCAAGGAAATTCCGATCGTTTTCCTGCGCCGGAAGGCGCTGGAACGACTCGGTTTGGATATCGACCATCCAACCGTAACCGGTATCTCCGGCAGCACCGAATTGATCAAGGTCCATGATACCGGCTACAACGTGGTCGGGTATCTTCCGGGCGAAACCGACACCACAATCATAATCGGCGCCCATTATGATCATCTCGGTTACGGGGGCCCCTCATCGCGCTATCTAGGGCCGGAGAAACTGATCCACAACGGCGCCGACGATAACGGTTCCGGCACCTCAGCAATGCTGGAGTTGGCCCGGTATTTCACGCAACACCCCGGTGCTATGCATCATTCACTCCTGTTCATCGCTTTCTCGGGAGAGGAAGCGGGAATACTCGGTTCGAGCCATTTTGCTCGTGACATGACTATCGACAGCTCGCTGGTGAAAATGATGATCAACCTGGACATGATTGGTCGGTTGAAGGATCAGGACGGCCTGGCGGTAATGGGAATCGGCACCGCGTCGGAGTTCAAGGAGTATTTCGATAATTTCAAAACCGACCGGCTGAACCTGATGACCAAGGAATCAGGAGTCGGACCATCGGACCACACAGCCTTTTACAATCGTCATATCCCGGTGTTGTTTTTCTTCACCGGGGCACATGCCGACTATCATAAACCGTCGGACGATATCGATAAAATCGACACTCAAGGTATCGCGGAAGTATGTCAGTTGGTGACGGAGATAGTACACCATTTCGATGAACACCGAGGAGCGCTAACCTATCAGAAAACCAAGAGTGATCAGCCGGGCCACAGTTATTCCGAATACTCGGTTACCCTGGGCATCATGCCTGATTTCGTGGGCGAGGTCGAAGGTCTGCGAGTGGATGGTGTTTCACCGGGTCGTCCGGGCGAACGGGCCGGGCTGCTTGAAGGTGACATTATCGTCAAGATGGGTTCAATCGAGATCGGTGATATTTACGACTACATGAACGCCTTAGGGAAATTCCGCAAGGGAGATTCGACCCGGGTAACGGTCGAACGTGGTGATCAGACAATCGAGTTGAACGTGTTGTTCGAATAG
- a CDS encoding bifunctional (p)ppGpp synthetase/guanosine-3',5'-bis(diphosphate) 3'-pyrophosphohydrolase yields MNLAEFIIRIESFNSNVNIPLIRKAYEFSDRAHAGQKRSSGEPYVEHCLEVAFILAEQHMDSTTIAAGLVHDVVEDTNISIEKLRSEFGDEVAELVDGVTKLGAVHFASREEQQVDYFRKMLLTMAKDIRVILIKLADRLHNMRTLHFLPPEKQKRIAPETRDVYCPLAHRFGINKVKTELEDLSLKFLEPNVYEELSRMIRDKREEREAYIQTVIAPIQRELARDSIQAQVYGRAKHLDSIYRKIKIRKVPFEQIYDLFAIRIVVNTERECYHALGIVHAMWKPVSDRFHDYIANPKQNGYRSLHTTVFGPGNKMVEIQIRTHQMHHVAENGIAAHWLYKEGRQQMSKSDRQMVWLRDVLEWQKEMTNPSDFLEYLKIDLYSEDIFVFTPAHKLVHLPKGSTPLDFAFQIHTEVGIHCAGAKINGRLQPLSTELESGDTVEILTNPNRTPSHDWLKLVKTPAARSRIKRWLKQAGFEQSVALGREVVQRKLKELRLKMPSDDLLQEFAEQLDKKTVEDLFAAIGNGSMNSAALVNLIKPETEPASTGLVGRVIERLRGSKGVKVHGMSDMMFRFAGCCQPLPGEDIIGFITRGRGVTVHRADCESGLQLLEEHPERRIDVSWDAGKGQSFVVELELVVEDRKNMLRDITQAIADSDTNVRGAEMIARDTTATGRFVVEVGSLSHLNRILDKVRKVKGVVSVVRTQGREGGYQDTASS; encoded by the coding sequence ATGAACCTGGCCGAGTTCATCATACGTATCGAATCGTTTAATTCGAACGTCAACATTCCGTTGATCCGCAAGGCGTACGAATTCTCCGATCGTGCTCACGCCGGACAGAAACGGTCCAGCGGCGAGCCGTATGTCGAACACTGTCTCGAAGTTGCCTTTATTCTGGCCGAACAGCACATGGATTCTACCACGATCGCTGCCGGGTTGGTGCATGATGTGGTAGAAGATACCAATATCAGCATCGAGAAGCTCCGCTCTGAGTTCGGAGATGAAGTGGCTGAGTTGGTTGACGGGGTAACTAAATTGGGGGCGGTTCATTTTGCCTCGCGTGAGGAGCAACAGGTGGACTATTTCCGCAAAATGCTCCTCACTATGGCCAAAGACATTCGCGTGATCCTGATCAAGCTGGCCGACCGCCTGCACAATATGCGCACGCTGCATTTTTTACCACCTGAAAAACAGAAGCGGATTGCCCCGGAAACACGTGATGTCTATTGTCCGCTGGCTCATCGGTTCGGCATCAACAAAGTTAAAACCGAACTGGAGGATCTCTCGTTAAAATTCCTCGAACCGAATGTCTACGAGGAACTCTCGCGAATGATACGGGACAAGCGGGAGGAACGCGAAGCGTATATTCAGACCGTGATTGCCCCCATCCAGCGCGAACTGGCCCGGGACTCGATCCAGGCGCAGGTATACGGTCGGGCTAAACACCTGGATTCGATCTATCGCAAGATCAAAATTCGCAAAGTCCCATTCGAACAAATCTATGACCTGTTCGCGATTCGTATCGTCGTTAACACGGAACGAGAATGCTATCACGCTTTAGGGATTGTTCATGCCATGTGGAAGCCTGTATCCGATCGTTTCCACGACTACATTGCCAATCCCAAACAGAACGGCTATCGCTCTTTGCATACCACCGTGTTCGGTCCCGGCAACAAGATGGTCGAAATTCAAATTCGCACTCACCAGATGCATCATGTGGCCGAGAACGGCATTGCGGCCCACTGGCTTTATAAAGAAGGCCGCCAGCAGATGAGCAAATCCGACCGACAAATGGTCTGGTTGCGCGATGTCCTCGAATGGCAGAAGGAGATGACTAATCCTTCTGATTTTCTTGAATATCTCAAGATCGATCTCTACTCTGAGGACATCTTCGTTTTTACCCCGGCTCATAAACTGGTGCATCTGCCCAAAGGTTCTACGCCGCTCGATTTTGCCTTCCAGATCCACACCGAAGTCGGCATTCACTGCGCCGGAGCTAAGATCAACGGTCGTCTGCAGCCGCTTTCAACCGAACTAGAGTCCGGTGACACCGTAGAAATTCTGACCAACCCGAACCGAACTCCCTCTCACGACTGGCTCAAGCTGGTTAAAACTCCGGCCGCACGTTCACGCATCAAGCGCTGGCTCAAGCAGGCCGGTTTCGAACAATCGGTGGCGCTCGGAAGAGAAGTGGTACAGCGCAAGCTGAAGGAACTCCGGCTCAAGATGCCGTCCGATGACCTCCTGCAGGAATTCGCTGAGCAACTGGACAAAAAAACCGTCGAGGACCTTTTTGCCGCTATCGGCAACGGTTCCATGAACTCCGCGGCGCTGGTTAATCTCATCAAGCCGGAGACGGAGCCCGCTTCGACCGGTCTGGTCGGCCGCGTGATTGAACGTCTGCGCGGTTCCAAGGGAGTTAAAGTCCATGGCATGTCGGATATGATGTTTCGCTTCGCGGGATGTTGTCAACCGTTGCCGGGAGAGGATATTATCGGTTTCATAACGCGCGGGCGCGGCGTGACGGTCCATAGAGCCGATTGTGAAAGCGGTTTGCAGTTGCTCGAAGAGCACCCGGAGCGCCGCATCGATGTCAGTTGGGATGCCGGCAAGGGGCAGTCGTTCGTGGTCGAGCTGGAGCTGGTCGTCGAGGACCGGAAAAATATGCTGCGTGACATCACCCAGGCGATTGCCGACTCCGACACCAATGTCCGCGGCGCTGAGATGATCGCCCGCGATACTACGGCCACCGGCCGCTTCGTGGTGGAGGTAGGAAGTCTCTCCCATCTCAATCGCATTCTGGATAAAGTGCGCAAGGTCAAAGGTGTCGTATCCGTCGTGCGCACCCAGGGGAGAGAAGGCGGCTATCAGGATACCGCCTCCTCTTGA
- a CDS encoding glycosyltransferase family 9 protein produces MSQPLDLKPNDKILISRTDRLGDLILALPFAETIKARYPECRVDIMASLYASPIVENNKKIDGIVRVLNKQLMTDGLYKRDLLQKIRQEDYRVVVVLYPGRLVSQLFYKANIPIRIGTAGRFHSVFFNYHLFHSRKSNRKHECEYNMDFLKFFRPGPTIKSPTVYPREKEISNARRVLDKAGITDRFVVLHPGSGGSAERWPLDRFIELHKLLEEAGLQVVISGSEREGKMIKEASKRLGIPVRDISGETDLRTLAATLSLATVVVANSTGPLHLAVAVGTKVVGLYPGKAVMSPARWGPLGKHDRVLLPTVPECHCPPNHCTCMLSISAERAAEEVIGLFQKQV; encoded by the coding sequence ATGAGTCAACCGCTGGATCTAAAACCGAACGATAAAATCCTCATCAGTCGTACCGACCGCCTCGGTGATTTGATTCTTGCCCTTCCGTTTGCGGAGACTATCAAAGCTCGTTACCCGGAGTGTCGGGTCGATATTATGGCTTCGCTTTATGCCTCGCCAATTGTCGAGAATAACAAGAAAATCGACGGGATTGTGCGCGTGCTAAATAAGCAGCTAATGACCGATGGCCTATACAAGCGTGACCTGTTGCAGAAAATTCGCCAGGAAGATTATCGTGTTGTCGTGGTATTGTATCCGGGACGACTGGTAAGCCAACTGTTCTACAAAGCCAATATCCCCATCCGGATCGGTACCGCCGGGAGATTCCATTCGGTCTTTTTCAACTATCATCTCTTTCACAGCCGGAAGTCCAATCGCAAGCACGAATGCGAATACAACATGGATTTCCTGAAGTTCTTCCGCCCCGGCCCGACGATAAAATCACCGACTGTCTATCCCCGTGAGAAGGAAATCAGCAATGCCCGTCGCGTGCTCGACAAAGCCGGTATTACCGATCGTTTCGTCGTGCTTCATCCCGGTTCGGGTGGTTCGGCCGAGCGCTGGCCGCTGGATCGTTTTATCGAGCTGCACAAGTTGCTCGAAGAGGCCGGCTTACAGGTGGTGATCTCGGGCTCGGAACGCGAAGGGAAGATGATCAAGGAGGCCTCAAAGAGGCTGGGTATCCCCGTGCGTGATATCTCCGGTGAAACGGATCTGCGCACGCTGGCTGCTACCCTTTCCTTAGCCACGGTGGTAGTAGCCAACTCGACCGGTCCGCTGCATCTGGCTGTCGCGGTCGGTACCAAGGTAGTCGGATTATATCCCGGGAAGGCGGTTATGTCGCCTGCTCGATGGGGGCCGCTTGGCAAACACGACCGGGTCCTGTTGCCCACGGTACCGGAGTGCCATTGTCCGCCGAATCATTGTACCTGCATGCTGTCGATTTCAGCCGAGCGTGCAGCCGAAGAAGTTATCGGATTGTTCCAGAAGCAGGTATAG
- a CDS encoding glycosyltransferase family 2 protein, which yields MSDAAKDKNRPTLSVVIITRDEEQNLPRCLESVAWADELIVVDTGSTDSTREIAYEHGATVYEIEFQGYGPAKAYGVDQARSVWILSLDADEEVSPSLVKEIKAAIANSAHDGYTVPRLTNFLGRWIRHCGWYPDRVLRLFRKDKGQFDGAVVHERVVLNGSCGALKADLHHYSYPTLELYLEKSTRYTTIGAEEAFRCGKRAGFFDLVIRPPVSFISHYFVRLGLLDGIEGFMVSAFSSMAVFVKYAKLRTLQRKQAG from the coding sequence ATGAGTGATGCCGCCAAGGACAAGAACCGTCCCACGCTGAGTGTCGTGATTATAACCAGGGATGAAGAGCAGAATCTCCCGCGCTGTCTTGAGTCCGTTGCCTGGGCCGATGAACTGATCGTGGTCGATACCGGCTCGACCGATAGCACCCGCGAAATTGCTTATGAACATGGCGCCACCGTCTATGAGATCGAATTTCAGGGATATGGTCCGGCCAAGGCCTACGGTGTGGATCAAGCCCGTTCGGTCTGGATCTTGTCGCTCGATGCCGATGAAGAAGTCTCGCCGTCGTTGGTCAAAGAGATCAAGGCAGCTATTGCCAATAGCGCCCACGACGGTTACACGGTTCCTCGCCTGACTAATTTCCTCGGGCGCTGGATTCGTCATTGCGGCTGGTATCCGGATCGGGTGTTGCGTCTCTTTCGAAAAGACAAAGGCCAGTTTGACGGGGCTGTAGTTCATGAACGGGTTGTTCTGAACGGCTCCTGCGGTGCGCTCAAAGCGGATCTTCATCATTACAGTTATCCGACGCTGGAGTTGTACCTCGAGAAATCCACACGTTACACCACGATTGGCGCAGAGGAAGCATTCCGTTGTGGAAAACGAGCCGGCTTTTTTGACCTTGTTATCCGGCCGCCGGTATCATTTATTTCCCACTATTTCGTCAGGCTGGGATTGCTTGACGGCATTGAGGGCTTCATGGTGTCGGCTTTTTCATCCATGGCCGTGTTTGTCAAGTATGCCAAGTTAAGAACGTTACAAAGGAAACAGGCAGGTTAG
- a CDS encoding glycosyltransferase family 9 protein codes for MPDTVVKKSEKMFKRLVEAAFRFIFAKGDRSVYPIKPENVRSILVLRPDKLGDMIATIPALHALKAHLPHARIEVIASPHNRDLIADDPDIDAVHTYTKNILHDIPMIRRLKKARFDIVFDPICHDSVTGLILSKWIGRHSIKAAARKLRLRPYYDYCEPYEPDGRDHSIDNSLLVFNVFGIDPASVDPYRPMYLPEDSIRKAEAFYESVPSNCLRVGFNISAGSPSRTLDVRKYIAVMHAVAADYPDAEFIISCAPNERERGEELQRALPGKTHLIPDGRSFRDVCAVISRLDILISPDTSLVHVAGTFGVPVVALYSGHIRNFYFWKPYRQECGWVISNEFHHLLDIEPEQIVDQFRRLVATLDLTEKARPS; via the coding sequence ATGCCGGATACGGTTGTCAAAAAGAGCGAGAAAATGTTCAAGCGCCTGGTTGAGGCAGCTTTTCGTTTCATCTTCGCCAAAGGCGACCGATCCGTTTATCCGATCAAACCGGAAAATGTCCGCTCGATCCTCGTGTTGCGCCCCGACAAACTAGGCGATATGATTGCCACGATCCCGGCGTTGCATGCTCTCAAGGCTCATCTGCCGCATGCCCGAATCGAGGTGATCGCTTCGCCGCACAATCGCGATCTCATTGCCGATGATCCCGATATCGACGCCGTGCATACATACACGAAAAACATCCTTCACGATATCCCAATGATCCGTCGTCTTAAAAAAGCCCGGTTCGATATCGTGTTCGATCCTATCTGTCATGACTCGGTTACCGGTCTTATCCTGAGCAAGTGGATCGGGCGACACTCGATTAAAGCCGCGGCACGCAAGCTGCGTCTGCGACCGTATTACGATTACTGTGAGCCCTACGAACCGGACGGCCGGGATCACTCGATCGACAACAGCTTGCTGGTGTTCAATGTGTTTGGGATAGATCCGGCATCGGTTGATCCGTATCGTCCGATGTACCTGCCGGAAGATTCGATTCGTAAAGCCGAGGCTTTTTACGAATCGGTTCCCTCTAATTGTTTACGGGTCGGATTCAACATCTCTGCCGGATCACCGTCGCGTACGCTGGATGTACGGAAATACATAGCGGTGATGCACGCCGTCGCCGCCGATTATCCGGATGCGGAGTTCATAATCTCGTGCGCTCCCAACGAACGTGAACGCGGGGAAGAGCTGCAACGAGCGTTGCCGGGTAAAACCCATTTGATCCCGGACGGTCGTTCGTTTCGCGATGTTTGTGCCGTAATTTCCAGACTCGATATATTGATCAGTCCCGATACCTCGCTGGTGCATGTGGCGGGGACTTTTGGCGTTCCGGTGGTGGCGCTTTACAGCGGTCATATTCGCAATTTCTATTTTTGGAAGCCCTATCGGCAGGAATGCGGCTGGGTGATCTCGAACGAGTTTCACCATCTGCTCGATATCGAGCCGGAACAAATTGTCGATCAGTTCCGTCGGTTGGTCGCGACACTCGATTTGACCGAGAAGGCGAGGCCCTCATGA
- a CDS encoding ABC transporter ATP-binding protein — MNLYRRTLSILAPYWKQLVVASGSAALSAVLAGLLVWLAGPLLMTLFQVQDIGGIAPQETVQQITTDGGGSASDFVRDAGSWIEQTKEHLKSWIDDAVQGDNRRDTLFRFCILIVFVVLGKNGFMYLQGFFMAYVQQSVVRSLRDRLFEKYQRLSLSYFHKRRTGQVISRVTNDVVVLNESIDLGFNHLVTDSITSLLFVAFLIILSWKLTLLAMIVLPVVFGFIWFIGKKLRKYSERSQEKMADVNSVLEESINNIRIVRAFATEKYEMRKFFAATGDFFCSLLRMTRIRHLASPINDTLISLAGVTILLYAGARIISGQGELDAGDFMTFVIAMFSLIKPVKSLSQIHVKLQEGLAAAERIFKVLDTEERIVDKPEAGTITSFTDKIRYDNVSFAYIGNDLVLNEVSFDVPVGQVVAIVGPSGAGKSTLLDLLPRFYDPTSGHISIDGRDISTLTLKSLRELMGIVTQETLLFNDTVENNIAYGLQDFNREQVVEVAKMANADRFIRELENGYDTVVGNRGVMLSGGQRQRLAIARALLRDPQVLIFDEATSALDTESELLVQEAIGNLMKGRTTLVVAHRLSTIIHADQIIVIDKGRKVESGTHADLLKKDGLYSRLYHMQFKNGEPQHNGRAGE, encoded by the coding sequence ATGAATCTATATCGTCGCACATTATCGATTCTCGCTCCCTACTGGAAGCAACTCGTGGTCGCTTCCGGTTCGGCGGCGTTGTCGGCGGTTCTGGCCGGATTACTCGTCTGGCTGGCCGGGCCGTTGCTTATGACGCTGTTCCAGGTGCAGGATATCGGGGGGATTGCTCCGCAGGAGACCGTTCAACAGATAACGACCGACGGTGGTGGTTCGGCCTCCGATTTCGTGCGTGACGCCGGATCGTGGATCGAGCAAACCAAGGAACATCTCAAGAGCTGGATCGACGATGCGGTGCAGGGCGACAACCGCCGGGACACCCTTTTCCGTTTCTGCATCTTGATTGTCTTCGTGGTGCTGGGCAAGAACGGCTTCATGTATCTCCAGGGCTTTTTCATGGCTTACGTGCAGCAGTCGGTGGTGCGAAGTCTCCGGGATCGATTGTTCGAGAAATACCAACGTCTCTCGCTATCGTATTTCCATAAGCGGCGTACCGGACAGGTAATATCCCGCGTAACCAACGATGTGGTTGTCCTGAACGAGTCCATCGATCTCGGCTTTAACCACCTCGTGACCGATTCGATCACCTCGCTGCTTTTTGTCGCTTTCCTGATCATCCTGAGCTGGAAACTGACTTTATTGGCAATGATCGTTTTGCCGGTCGTATTCGGTTTCATCTGGTTCATCGGCAAGAAACTGCGCAAATACTCTGAGCGCTCTCAGGAGAAAATGGCCGATGTCAATTCGGTGCTGGAAGAATCGATCAATAACATCCGTATCGTGCGAGCTTTCGCTACCGAGAAATACGAGATGAGAAAATTCTTCGCCGCTACCGGCGATTTCTTCTGCTCACTGTTGCGCATGACGCGTATTCGACATCTGGCCTCACCGATCAACGACACGTTGATTTCACTGGCCGGTGTAACCATCCTGCTTTATGCCGGGGCAAGGATTATCTCCGGTCAGGGGGAGCTCGATGCGGGCGATTTCATGACTTTCGTCATTGCCATGTTCTCCCTGATTAAGCCGGTTAAATCACTTAGCCAGATTCATGTGAAACTTCAGGAGGGACTCGCCGCGGCCGAACGAATCTTCAAGGTGCTCGATACCGAAGAACGAATTGTCGATAAACCTGAAGCCGGCACTATCACATCTTTCACCGATAAAATCCGCTACGACAATGTCAGCTTCGCTTATATCGGTAACGACCTGGTGTTGAACGAGGTTAGTTTCGATGTTCCGGTCGGGCAGGTGGTCGCCATCGTGGGGCCGTCCGGAGCGGGCAAATCGACGTTGCTGGACTTGTTGCCGCGTTTTTACGACCCAACCTCGGGCCATATTAGTATCGACGGTAGGGATATCTCAACCTTGACGCTAAAATCACTCCGGGAACTTATGGGGATCGTTACCCAGGAGACGCTGCTGTTCAACGATACTGTCGAGAACAACATTGCCTACGGTCTTCAGGACTTCAACCGTGAACAAGTGGTTGAAGTAGCTAAGATGGCCAACGCCGATCGTTTTATCCGAGAGCTCGAAAACGGTTATGATACGGTGGTTGGGAATCGTGGTGTGATGCTGTCCGGCGGACAGCGTCAGCGACTGGCTATTGCCCGTGCCCTGCTGCGTGATCCGCAGGTGTTGATTTTCGATGAAGCCACTTCAGCGCTGGACACCGAGTCAGAACTGCTCGTTCAGGAAGCGATCGGTAATTTGATGAAAGGGCGCACGACACTCGTAGTGGCGCATCGTCTGTCGACTATCATTCACGCTGACCAGATTATCGTGATCGACAAAGGCCGCAAAGTCGAGTCCGGTACTCATGCCGACTTGCTTAAAAAGGACGGGCTTTACAGCCGTCTCTATCATATGCAGTTCAAAAACGGTGAACCTCAACATAACGGCAGAGCGGGGGAGTAA
- a CDS encoding site-2 protease family protein: MFESDFLRKAMIAAPVILLSLTVHEFFHAWTAYRFGDTTARDQGRLTLNPLAHLDFLGLLMMFISKFTFGWAKPVPVNAYNFKGNVRVADFWISIAGPLSNLGLGLGFGILFRLLRIMHLAVPEAAYSFLIYGVSINVSLAFFNLIPLFPLDGSHILRSVLPHSAGEFLDRIQPFSPIILLVLILAGGIWLILGPFISFFVSLFAGL, translated from the coding sequence TTGTTTGAAAGCGATTTTCTCAGAAAAGCCATGATCGCGGCGCCGGTGATCTTATTATCCCTCACCGTCCATGAGTTCTTTCATGCCTGGACCGCTTACCGTTTTGGCGATACGACCGCTCGCGATCAGGGCCGTCTGACCCTCAATCCATTGGCGCACCTGGACTTCCTGGGACTTCTAATGATGTTCATATCGAAGTTCACCTTTGGCTGGGCCAAACCGGTTCCGGTCAATGCCTACAACTTTAAGGGCAATGTCCGTGTGGCTGATTTCTGGATATCTATTGCCGGTCCGCTTTCGAATCTCGGGTTGGGGCTTGGTTTTGGAATCCTTTTTCGATTGCTTCGTATTATGCATTTGGCCGTACCCGAAGCAGCGTACAGCTTTCTGATATACGGAGTTTCGATCAATGTCTCGCTGGCATTCTTTAACCTGATTCCACTTTTCCCGCTCGATGGCTCCCATATCCTGCGCTCGGTATTGCCTCACTCGGCAGGAGAGTTCCTTGACCGCATTCAGCCCTTCTCACCGATTATTCTGCTCGTATTGATTCTCGCGGGTGGAATCTGGTTGATTCTCGGACCGTTTATTTCGTTTTTCGTGAGTCTTTTTGCCGGGTTGTGA